In Aciduliprofundum sp. MAR08-339, a single window of DNA contains:
- a CDS encoding cation:proton antiporter — protein sequence MLLNNITGGQGSIYLVVSLLMILGLLFGFFFRKIRLTDVLAYLFAGLLLSIIGFKASNAFFNIVTGATLSLVGYIVGLSFSRRFLKMMGKKVMIILVVEVIVTSFTVMLFVYAFTRDLALAVLLGSLAPATAPAGTIAVFRSLSSHGVLTDVATAVVGLDDAAGIIMYVVGIIWTKGLLGYHVTIGAAIVHALWEIFGAFLLGGTLGLIFSYAGKKRSFTPDHQLVLGVAVALLGWGIAYVIGVSNILTAMAVGMTVINMNQELGVSSYKSIDSIMTPVYILFFGAIGMEINFALLEALWAVALVYCLGRTVGKVIGCGFGSWIARAEKKLQKYLGIALLNQAGVAVGLAAHAAQEISSSHLGAIIITLIAVTTAIFQIASPLGTQFAVKKAGEAMI from the coding sequence TGATGATTCTGGGCCTTCTGTTCGGATTCTTCTTCAGAAAAATTCGCCTAACAGATGTGCTTGCCTACCTTTTTGCAGGACTTCTTCTTTCAATTATAGGATTTAAGGCATCTAACGCATTCTTCAACATTGTCACGGGGGCAACCCTATCCCTTGTGGGGTACATTGTGGGTTTGAGTTTCTCAAGGAGATTCCTGAAGATGATGGGCAAAAAGGTCATGATCATCCTGGTGGTGGAGGTCATAGTGACCTCCTTCACCGTTATGCTATTCGTTTACGCATTCACGAGAGATCTCGCTCTTGCAGTGCTTCTGGGCTCCTTGGCACCTGCAACTGCTCCCGCAGGCACCATAGCAGTGTTTCGCTCCTTATCCTCCCATGGAGTGCTAACCGATGTGGCCACCGCTGTTGTAGGCTTGGATGATGCTGCAGGCATTATAATGTACGTCGTGGGCATAATCTGGACAAAGGGACTTCTCGGGTATCACGTTACAATAGGAGCTGCCATTGTACATGCTCTCTGGGAAATATTTGGAGCATTTCTACTAGGGGGTACCTTAGGATTGATTTTCAGTTATGCCGGCAAAAAAAGATCCTTCACCCCAGACCATCAACTTGTTCTGGGTGTTGCGGTGGCACTGCTTGGTTGGGGAATAGCATACGTGATTGGCGTATCAAACATCCTAACAGCAATGGCTGTCGGTATGACCGTAATAAATATGAACCAGGAGCTGGGTGTTAGCAGTTACAAATCCATAGACTCCATAATGACTCCAGTGTACATCCTCTTCTTCGGGGCAATAGGCATGGAGATCAACTTTGCACTTCTTGAGGCACTCTGGGCAGTGGCTCTTGTTTACTGCCTTGGGAGAACAGTTGGAAAGGTTATAGGTTGCGGATTTGGCTCATGGATAGCCAGGGCAGAGAAAAAACTCCAAAAATATCTCGGAATTGCCCTTTTAAATCAGGCAGGGGTGGCAGTGGGTCTTGCGGCCCATGCAGCTCAGGAAATTTCAAGTTCACATCTTGGAGCCATAATCATAACGCTCATTGCAGTGACCACTGCAATATTCCAAATAGCCTCGCCATTGGGCACACAGTTTGCAGTGAAAAAAGCCGGAGAGGCTATGATTTAG
- the mtnA gene encoding S-methyl-5-thioribose-1-phosphate isomerase translates to MRINVNGKTKEMRAVWFEDGIVKLIDQRMLPAKFEIYEAKSTEDVAYAIKEMVVRGAPAIGITAAYGMAQAWLNKWDIEEVFEKLRNTRPTAHDLFFALKRMKEAIESGEDAVKKANEYAEDIIGRCEKIGEHGEKLIQNGYRILTHCNAGALAVGDWGTATAPIRKAHRKGKRIFVWVDETRPRLQGARLTAWEMVQEGIEHAVIADNAAGYFMRKGEVDMVIVGADRITANGDVANKIGTYEKAVVAHENGIPFYVAAPISTFDFSLNTGDEIPIEERREDEVLFCRECRIAPQESRARNPAFDVTPARYITGIITEKGIFKPDEIWKLERQAKS, encoded by the coding sequence ATGAGAATAAATGTGAATGGTAAGACTAAGGAGATGCGTGCAGTTTGGTTTGAGGATGGAATCGTGAAGCTTATAGATCAGAGAATGCTGCCGGCCAAATTTGAAATTTACGAGGCGAAGAGCACGGAGGATGTGGCGTATGCGATAAAAGAAATGGTGGTTCGCGGAGCTCCGGCCATAGGCATTACGGCGGCCTATGGAATGGCCCAAGCATGGCTCAACAAATGGGATATAGAGGAGGTCTTTGAGAAATTGCGCAATACAAGGCCCACGGCCCATGATTTATTCTTTGCGCTTAAAAGAATGAAGGAGGCCATTGAGTCTGGCGAGGATGCAGTTAAGAAGGCGAATGAATATGCGGAGGATATAATTGGCAGGTGCGAGAAGATTGGTGAACATGGAGAAAAACTGATTCAAAATGGGTATCGCATTCTGACGCACTGCAACGCTGGAGCTCTGGCTGTGGGGGACTGGGGCACGGCTACTGCTCCAATTCGCAAGGCGCATCGCAAGGGTAAGAGAATTTTCGTGTGGGTTGATGAGACCCGTCCAAGATTGCAAGGAGCCAGGTTAACTGCATGGGAGATGGTTCAGGAAGGAATAGAGCATGCCGTCATAGCGGATAATGCGGCGGGGTATTTCATGAGAAAGGGGGAGGTTGATATGGTAATTGTCGGTGCGGACAGAATCACCGCGAATGGAGATGTTGCCAATAAAATAGGCACATACGAAAAAGCGGTTGTGGCCCATGAGAATGGCATACCATTCTATGTGGCCGCACCCATAAGCACATTTGACTTCTCTTTGAACACGGGGGATGAGATACCCATTGAAGAGCGTCGCGAAGATGAGGTTCTGTTTTGTAGAGAATGTCGCATTGCACCACAGGAAAGCAGGGCGAGGAATCCTGCCTTTGATGTTACTCCTGCGAGATACATCACAGGAATAATCACGGAGAAGGGTATATTCAAGCCGGATGAAATATGGAAATTGGAGAGGCAGGCTAAATCATAG
- a CDS encoding ATPase domain-containing protein yields MEFVKTYVGGLDDKIDGGIPKGSVILISGPTGSMKSSFSFYIAYNHLKNTKNGSVIYISLEQSRESLLKQMVSLGMDIDKLPENCEFSIFDWGLVRKIVRDSGKQEDVNWLEAIINPVREFGKNRKLDFVILDSLNALYAITNLENPRNQLFFLFEALRELGATTLVISETSYNSMQFGTYDVEGFLADSIIHLSMERIGRTLGRYISIIKIRGVKHSTDYYPLLVDTKGFRIISH; encoded by the coding sequence ATGGAGTTTGTGAAAACATATGTTGGGGGTCTTGATGATAAAATAGATGGTGGGATACCCAAGGGCTCAGTAATCCTCATATCCGGGCCAACGGGAAGTATGAAATCCAGTTTTAGTTTCTACATAGCGTACAACCACCTTAAAAACACCAAGAATGGAAGCGTGATTTACATCTCCCTTGAGCAGAGCAGAGAGAGCCTGTTAAAGCAGATGGTCAGCCTTGGAATGGATATAGATAAATTGCCAGAAAATTGTGAATTTAGCATATTTGACTGGGGTTTAGTGAGGAAAATTGTGAGAGATTCTGGGAAGCAGGAGGACGTGAACTGGCTTGAAGCAATTATAAACCCAGTTAGGGAATTTGGAAAAAATAGAAAACTGGATTTTGTGATACTTGATTCTCTAAATGCCCTGTACGCCATAACAAATTTAGAAAATCCAAGAAACCAGCTATTTTTCCTCTTTGAAGCATTGAGAGAGTTGGGAGCAACAACCCTTGTGATATCCGAAACATCGTACAATTCAATGCAATTTGGTACCTACGACGTTGAGGGTTTTCTGGCGGATAGTATAATTCACCTCTCAATGGAAAGAATAGGCAGAACCCTGGGAAGATACATCTCAATAATAAAAATAAGGGGTGTGAAACACTCCACCGATTACTATCCGCTTCTTGTGGATACCAAGGGCTTCAGAATCATATCTCATTAA
- a CDS encoding tetratricopeptide repeat protein, giving the protein MRFVGREKELYTLHRYMEEVREGRGKVILVEGPAGIGKTALIEEFLKGLKDVQILKSRGDPSSKYIPYMAFSQALEDYGSLQEIRKKEWKRRISEIVERIAGENRMVFVDEIGHGGGYRIYKELSMRIKGAYFTIRKPKRKDAIWLTETQTEKESVSPYDIEFKLTSHIYDFLSGEERKVVYIENLNYLIYMVGIDRVVDFLHTLRSISQNRHIVLVSGKMEYLTDEEKKLIVEIFDEKVIVEWEDVITPPVVVLTDSIPKEHVLRLVDRKVDGENTLYVSPHGIHPTRLDFEIFEKISEAIRGGLDVAIECLGTLVHYNDRRMVYVWLKAVSDYASKFGRRVYLMYFPHMEGDIEFFLDLIDQGLERIYGASKVNERASLKFYDVIFKFLHNYSKRKPFLLVFEDVQWIDTSSLELIDYLARNIGESKIMLILTYRSEDIAGDRETLNMISKLQGERNSVILRLKPLGRNDIERMLTHLGFDVDFNAIYDASEGNPLLAINMARYFSREDKSVHLPDTIRESIEMQIDLLDDAHLNFIRFLAVAGNEIPIQLVEEFYPEYQFFMDKMDKFFVKLDRDFLRFTYSPYREVVYRNMSKDTRIELHRKIGEWAERRNFLFLAAYHYYMAREERAVKFLKMAADEAVNMLAFQSAIDYLKKAVEIAERYHKKHLLGDLYTRLGEWYIATGDYENAVEAFQNALKFEEDKRVYLGTKIGMVYRLMGNLEKAREVLENYFEIAEGMDRARIIGELGIINWEIGNFGESLENLKEYLNYAKRYKSRVDEVRAKRNIAIVYYMEGKYREALKYASDALKISEDIGDMGELAEIYNILGVINNHLTKYDVAIEYLMKYLDISEKMGNMDHLSRAYNNMGVTYEKMGKIREAEEYYRKAMKIIEKLGNDRLLEGFYSNIGVLYSRHGNYVDGFEYLKRSLQLSEKLNNKFGMCEHLLSLGELCIEMGRYLEAIEYFLRALDIANEKFYLTQQFASHTYLSRVYVALGDGKRAIKHIELAYSLKKYIQEDYLLMDHFIVNAEYQIRFGSRDRALNYLSRAREIADRIRDRVNFLYIRILEAYLNCDGDMVSSKKIFESTIGEYSDLDYKFYVAESYFYYALCLKKNGEKRAKDILFKAIEIYRQLGLKEKILDVEKRFNEI; this is encoded by the coding sequence TTGAGGAATTTTTGAAGGGTTTGAAAGATGTTCAGATTTTGAAAAGCAGAGGGGATCCATCTTCAAAGTACATCCCATACATGGCATTTTCACAGGCGCTGGAAGATTACGGCAGTTTGCAAGAGATAAGGAAAAAGGAGTGGAAAAGGAGAATTTCTGAAATTGTCGAAAGAATTGCAGGGGAAAACAGAATGGTTTTCGTGGACGAGATTGGCCATGGGGGAGGTTACAGGATATACAAGGAACTGAGTATGAGGATAAAGGGTGCGTATTTCACCATTCGCAAGCCGAAAAGGAAAGATGCCATATGGCTCACAGAAACACAGACGGAGAAAGAAAGTGTGAGCCCGTATGACATTGAATTTAAACTCACATCTCACATCTACGATTTTTTGAGTGGTGAGGAAAGAAAGGTTGTTTACATTGAGAACCTGAATTACCTGATTTACATGGTGGGCATCGATAGGGTTGTTGATTTTCTCCACACACTCCGATCCATCTCGCAGAATAGGCACATAGTTCTTGTATCGGGAAAAATGGAATACCTGACTGATGAGGAGAAAAAATTGATTGTGGAGATATTTGATGAGAAGGTTATTGTTGAGTGGGAAGATGTAATCACTCCTCCGGTTGTTGTGCTCACGGATTCTATTCCGAAGGAGCATGTCCTTCGTTTGGTTGACAGGAAAGTTGATGGTGAAAATACCTTGTACGTGTCTCCCCACGGAATCCATCCCACGCGTTTGGATTTTGAGATATTTGAAAAGATATCCGAAGCCATAAGGGGTGGTTTGGATGTGGCAATTGAATGCCTTGGGACCCTCGTGCATTATAACGACAGGAGGATGGTTTATGTCTGGCTCAAGGCGGTGAGCGATTATGCCAGCAAGTTTGGAAGAAGGGTTTACCTGATGTATTTTCCCCATATGGAGGGGGATATTGAATTCTTCCTGGATCTCATTGATCAGGGATTGGAGAGAATTTATGGAGCATCAAAGGTGAATGAACGGGCATCTTTGAAGTTCTACGATGTGATATTCAAATTTCTGCACAACTATTCAAAGAGAAAACCATTTTTGCTTGTATTTGAAGATGTTCAGTGGATTGATACCAGCTCTCTTGAACTTATAGACTATCTTGCGAGAAATATAGGAGAGAGCAAGATAATGCTCATACTCACGTACAGGAGTGAGGATATAGCGGGGGATCGGGAGACACTAAATATGATTTCCAAGCTTCAGGGGGAGCGAAACTCTGTGATTTTACGGTTAAAACCTCTTGGGAGGAACGATATTGAGAGGATGCTCACTCATCTGGGATTTGATGTTGATTTCAATGCCATATACGATGCCAGTGAGGGAAATCCACTTCTCGCAATAAATATGGCCCGCTACTTTTCAAGGGAGGATAAGAGCGTGCATTTGCCTGACACGATCAGAGAGAGCATTGAAATGCAGATCGATCTTCTGGATGATGCCCATTTAAACTTCATAAGATTTCTTGCTGTGGCGGGAAACGAGATACCCATTCAGCTTGTTGAAGAGTTTTATCCAGAGTACCAGTTTTTTATGGATAAAATGGATAAATTTTTCGTTAAGCTGGATAGAGATTTTCTTCGTTTCACATACTCCCCATATCGGGAGGTTGTTTATCGAAATATGTCCAAGGACACCCGCATTGAATTACATCGTAAGATCGGTGAGTGGGCCGAGAGGAGGAACTTCCTTTTTCTCGCTGCTTACCATTACTATATGGCCCGTGAGGAGCGGGCTGTGAAATTTCTCAAAATGGCAGCCGATGAGGCAGTTAATATGCTCGCTTTTCAGAGCGCCATCGATTATTTGAAAAAGGCCGTGGAAATTGCAGAGAGGTACCATAAAAAACACTTGCTGGGAGATCTCTACACAAGGCTTGGGGAGTGGTACATTGCGACTGGTGATTATGAAAATGCTGTTGAAGCTTTTCAGAACGCGTTGAAATTTGAGGAGGATAAAAGGGTTTATCTTGGGACCAAGATCGGTATGGTTTATCGGCTCATGGGCAACCTGGAAAAGGCCAGGGAGGTGCTTGAAAATTACTTCGAGATTGCGGAAGGGATGGACAGGGCGAGAATAATAGGTGAGCTCGGAATAATTAACTGGGAAATTGGAAATTTTGGAGAGTCTCTTGAAAATTTAAAGGAGTATTTGAACTACGCCAAGAGGTATAAAAGCAGGGTAGATGAGGTAAGGGCCAAGAGGAACATTGCGATCGTTTACTATATGGAGGGAAAGTACAGAGAGGCACTTAAATATGCTTCCGATGCTCTAAAAATTTCAGAGGATATCGGAGACATGGGTGAACTGGCTGAGATATACAACATACTTGGAGTTATAAACAATCATCTTACGAAATACGATGTGGCCATAGAGTATCTGATGAAGTATCTGGATATAAGCGAGAAAATGGGAAATATGGACCATTTATCCAGAGCCTATAATAACATGGGCGTTACCTATGAGAAGATGGGAAAGATAAGGGAGGCTGAAGAGTACTACAGAAAGGCAATGAAAATAATTGAGAAACTTGGAAATGACAGGCTTCTGGAAGGATTTTACAGCAATATTGGAGTGCTTTACAGCAGACATGGAAACTACGTGGATGGATTCGAGTATCTAAAGAGGAGCCTACAGCTTTCAGAGAAGTTAAATAATAAGTTTGGAATGTGCGAGCATCTTCTATCTCTTGGAGAACTATGCATAGAGATGGGAAGGTATCTTGAGGCCATTGAGTACTTTCTCAGGGCTCTTGATATAGCAAACGAAAAATTTTACCTTACCCAGCAGTTTGCATCACATACTTATCTTTCCAGGGTCTATGTGGCGCTTGGAGATGGAAAGAGAGCCATAAAACATATTGAACTTGCATACTCTCTGAAAAAGTACATTCAGGAGGATTACCTCCTTATGGATCACTTCATAGTCAACGCGGAGTATCAGATCCGCTTTGGAAGCAGGGATAGGGCTCTGAACTACCTATCCCGTGCCAGGGAGATTGCTGACCGGATCAGAGACAGGGTGAATTTTCTATATATTCGCATTCTTGAAGCGTATTTAAACTGTGATGGGGATATGGTATCATCTAAGAAGATTTTTGAGAGTACTATAGGGGAATACTCCGATCTTGATTACAAGTTTTATGTGGCAGAGTCATATTTTTATTATGCCCTCTGCTTGAAAAAGAATGGTGAGAAGCGTGCTAAGGATATCCTCTTCAAGGCCATTGAGATTTACCGGCAACTGGGACTCAAGGAAAAGATTTTGGATGTTGAGAAAAGGTTTAATGAGATATGA